Genomic segment of Ischnura elegans chromosome 12, ioIscEleg1.1, whole genome shotgun sequence:
GTTGCGTTTAGAATCGTTAGTTCTTTCCCTTATTAGTTTCTGGCACCGAGAGCTGTCACCAGGCGAATAAAGATAATCAAATGTGCTCTGAAATTGGATGTATTGATCCAGTCTGATCTAGCAATATGGGAATATTTCAGTTGTTCTAGTGATCATAATTCTTcattgataatttcttgggtgctCATCGTGGTAGTTCTAAACTTTCAGAATGCATACGTACCTGCATCACTGTTTGGGCCTTTAAGGTTTTGTGACCGATTCTGGTGGTACTAATAGCACATTTTTTGCCTGCTACACACCTCCATATGGCATCTCAAATGGCTTGAAAGGCAATTTAGGAGGGCACAATATGGCAATACACTGTTGGATCACTAACATCAAACTAAAGTTGTTGTGATCAGAGCTTTTAAGCCACTCATAGTGGATAAAACACCAGAATTTGTACATTGACCTTCTATTGTCACGTTGAAAGAATGGGACCCAGATATGTATACATAGTGATAAGTAGCattggtggaaattcttctttatttatctttctTCAACCAATGTGTTAGGGCTATTTCAAGGATGCTTGTAAACTTTCTGTGCTCTGCTAAGAATTGTAGTTGTATTTCATTGTTGGCTTCTGATGCAGCTGCCAAACGGTCGATTGCACCGTGAATAGCCTGCACATGAGAAGATAGATTTGATAGACATGAATACATGTATTTAACATCGCTTAAAGTTTTCTGCTGTAAAATCTTAAAGCTACTACTAATTTACCATCAAAGCTTCTGTATTTTTCTCCtgagatttttttagtttttctgtgGCTTCTGTCAGGCTGGTACTCAAACTATTTGGCCTCTCTGTAattaaaaagaattaacaaaCATTATTGAAACAGTATTAATAATTGCAAGTGATTTCCTCTGAGGCTCTTCCATATCTGCAGCAATTCATAAGTTAAGACAAGAAGTTGTGCACAAGTACTTCAGTACATTCTATACAACTGGTAAAGAGGTCTTAgcaaaatatgtatgtactagCCATAGTTCAACTAAATTCCTGGAAGAAGGAGTTATTCTCCTCCTTGCATGTTTGTTAATCAATATGTTACAAGAGAGTCATcaagcttattttatttttttatattttatttatttattgacggGCATGCTGCCCTTTAACATGGAATACATGGACACAGAAAGATAATACATAAGGAAATGAAGGATACATGAGGAAAAATAGCCTTACAGAAAAAATCactaatcagtaaaaatataaaataagttatcataaaaaatcaaaataggtaatcattgaaaaatcaaaataggtaattattaaaatAGGTTAAAGTCAGATGATACAATAAAGTCTTTGTGGGTATTTCAATACATACATTAATCTAAATAcctaaattattcaaataaatgtttcaccagtCCATTAGGTGACTGATCTAATTTCTAATTTGTGTATACGCATTGAGTGCATTCTGCCACATTGATTGCTCAGCTTTGCTCTCTGAGTGAGTGAATGATCTGAAATCATTGGATTGAGCAGTCACCATTGCTGCTCTCACTGCCCACAAGGCAGACAGGAAAACAAGTGCAAGTCAGGCTGCATTCAGTTGCATATCAATGAGTGATCATGACGTTGTGATTGCAGAGTGcggctgaatagggtagtttccttcatcaaagaaaacgaaaggcattgattgcgattcgttacccaccattagtgtattcataatatacaaattatttggttttagaaataccggtttagacgaatggaaagggtcaattttatcctcatttcaaaaaggccagattgacgcccatgcgatgccactccacgtgacgtcacagggatcttctagtttctatacgagtagataggagttttacatcgtctgaggttaccaatgcatgcatgaggcacagagctcagggaaacatgtcttaataatcacctattaaaactggctaaggtcggaaagttttcttcgcttgataaggtattaataatcattatttaagctaagcactaccagctagaaggtactcggctacctgctagcatcctgcgtcgtatcagtgctcaaagcctcgccccaaggtcacctcacttgcagcagtgggaaccagaacaacgtcacacggagatttcccggcattcatacttccgtcgcgttttcgtgcacttgaaaattttcacttttcatttaatcgcgaaaaatatatattgtcatttaaaaatctaaaagcgtgaaatacgtactccaggagtaataatctttcgaattaggcaataaaaaataataggaaaccaccctattcactcaTTGCCTAACCTCGTTCTTCCaaggaattttaattaatatcattGTCTCTGAAGTTTCTTTCTTCAGGAAATTTAACTTGTAGTCAATTTTCCACTCACTTTCATTATACGTGTGACTGTGATTATAATAGGTATGTCACTGATTAAAGCAAAGGCAGCATCTAGCGGGGGGTGTTAGCCCAGTAGCCATtagcaaaagaaaagaaattcatgATTCCAATCAATAGGTtctgcctagcatttattaaaattcattattttttgggggaaaaacctatccattcagcaaaatatctctctaaatatATCCttatctgtcggacctggaaatatggtacagttctaatatgatgttctccattttgctctgaaagatatctatcctaaattgctcaagcaatctcagcctagAGCACAgcctctagtggctcccagcccaATTTGAGTAACATTTGTATAATGCTTTcagtacgcccatagcagtttttgataaATCGTGCCACTTCCCTTTGTATTTTAAGAAGTCCATGGATTAAGTCTATCTGTCCTGGATCCCATgagctgcatattcaaggtgtggctggacgattgtgaaatagcacctttcttttagtTTTTCATCTGAAAATTCTTCCCACAACACTGTTAGCAGAAGGTTTTAAAAATCACCCTTTTGCGTTCAACTCCCTTCTTTTATTTACGACAGTACCTATTCCAGTTTATCTGTCCATAAACTCTAACCccattcctctccctcctcttcTTACTCAACATCCCCCTATTATAGTGTCCAACATTGGGGCATTTTCTGAAGTGCCAATAATCAAGTTGATTTCATTTACAGTCCATTTGGTGATCTTTAGGCACTTTACGAACAATTGCCAATGGCAGAGATGTATAGTGGTCATCGCTGAGTTGAATAAATTGGCATTCAGTTACTAATGGCACCGATAGTACAGAAGATCTTACCTAAGAAATGGCTCATACACCTCTCCTCTGTAGGAGGAAGTCCATGAATTTTAATATGACATTGATGCCTTACGTCATGAAGTTGACTCGAATTCAAGTTAATTGATTATTGGCTCTTTTGAACACACCCCACATTACTATGTACTCAGTCCGTACATCTTCTCTGCAAGTTTCTTCTACTCACCCACCATATTTAGTGCATACTTAGTTGTTTCTATTTCTCCTggcccatttcaccttctccattctctttgTTACCTCTATCTCAATCATCTCCATTCAACCAATCaacttaaaattgaattataatatCCTGTCTCCCAGTGAAGCCAAGAAATTGTGCAACTGGTCATCTAGGGCAGTAATTCATGCTCCTAATTGCATTGTAAATcgtggaattttgaaaatttttctcagcaCATGCAACTGCAattgtcagtggcgcagcgagggggggttttgggggataaaacccccccggaagtcatagaaatttttaagtttaatctatttcacttaattggattaatatttcttatagaaaagtgtgaggattaataaaatatccctcagaaggccgtaaaaatcaccattttgaactgtttatcttaattttttccggtggaagacctcccgcttaccctggagggtatgcaataccccaagccccccagtattagttgcacctgaaaccccccttagccttaattcctagctgcgcccttggcGATTGTAACTGCAATTTGGATGACAATATTCCTGGGACATATAAAACAGTTTTAGCACTTCAAAAACCACTATCCTCCCATTTTCCCTCTGAAATTATGTGCTTGCTGATTATATTAGGAAGTCTGTATTGAAACTTTTTTCTCAATGCATGTAACTTGGGTTGAACTGtaattttgattataaaatacTGAGGCAGTTTAATCCTTTTGGTGCCAGCCCATTTTGACCGGCATtctgaagaatgccagggctttttttggcgaatttgtaggtttgcgcttcaaaatttacatgatgcctaatattcattttcaggaactatttttttttatttgttcccaAAACatacgggtatgttaaagcatgacagatactaaCAAAAAGTTACCAAATctacatgaaacacaaaaaataaaaggcatgaGTGTAAAAATCCCGGGCCAATAGATCGGCCCTTGGCGCTCTTGGCACATACCCCCGGGGCCGATAGATTGTCCCGCTGGCACTAAGAGTTAAACACTTCATAAAGCACTCTCCTTACAGtccaattttaatcattttgccATTTGAAACATTCAAAATATCTACACCCTGTCTTCAGCTGATTCCATGATTGGCAAACATCAATCGCTTTTCTGCTGCTTTGAGTTCAGCAATCCTCACATCTTTTCAATGGAAAGCGCTCTCCAAATAAGACTCTTACTAAATCACATACTCACTGTTAATTACTTGTGGTATTCCCAGAGAACTCTTTGATGATGCCGTGGAAATATTAGCTGGTATTGGCGAGCTCTTCTCTGGTGCATCAGAACTTGGTCCAGGCCTCGTTGGCATCACTCCCTTTGGTGTTATTGCTGTCAAAGGCGGCAGTGCTGACAGTGGAGGCAAAGCTGTCAGGGGAGTTAAAGTTGGTAGTGGAGGTATGACTGACGACATGGGAATTTTCGTCAGAGGAGGGATTGAAGACAGTGGAGCCAGCATGGGCTTTTCTTCGGCCTCATCGGCACTGGTTTCTGTCGTGGGAGGATTGGATATTGCAAATGGATCAGATGGTGATTGAGGGGAGGTTGGGGTAGAGTTGGGTGATAACTTTGGAATGGGGATAGTGATTTGATGAGGAAAGGATGTATCTGACATGTATGGGGAAGCGGGTGGGCTGTCCGATGTCTTGATTTCAGATGGTAGTAGTGGAACCTtggacataaatgaaaataatgaattctgtgtaaaaattaagcattataTGCATCTGAGTGAAAAGTTAAGTATGCAGATGAATAAGCTCATgcatttaaccctcgagcgggcacgCTGGGGCATAAAGTAtgccaatctttgaaaaccaaggatttcaacattgtacgtatattctggtctagaatggccttatgtattcttacaatgcactTTGAATGTCAGTGGTGTGAGTTTTCAAAGCttgaagtattgtagctaatttatttttagattggcaagaggaaccgacacccatGGCATACAAAGTACGCCACGCAACCGGCCGTTTACCTTGTGTTTTGCTTTTCTAGAATgacctcgtgtattcttacagtGTCATTTTGTttgtctatagcgtgagtttttaaagcacaaagtatagtagtaaattttttcattcaaatttcatttcaaatgtagTAAATTCATTTCTTatgtgtttatttattatattatcacCCTACCGGTTAGTCTTGATTGAAGTTGATTGGAACTTGGTGTTTTGGAGTACTTAatgatttttcgaaatattttgtggacaaaattattttttttttattgctcatcTGTACTAAAAAATGGGAATTATGGCAAACTTTGATTAGAAAAAAACACCTTTCATAATTATGTGAAATTATGATCTTTAACTGCCGTAAAAATGTGACCTTTCACTATTATTTCCCTTCAAGGAGCTGTTGCCGGTACGAGATTGTCAATTTCTTTGAATCCTTGAAATGGTTTCAACTTCAAgctttttatttatgattttcattaaattaagcCGTAAAATTACCCGAGATTCAATGGACGGAGAAGATGTAGTTCTGCTCTCACTGCCACCAGTCACCAAGGTCTGACTGCTACTTGATGCCTCCTGAAACATGAGTTTTTTTTGCAACTTGTTTAAGGAACACAATAGCATGTCTTGAATTGTATCATGTACTACTTAAATCTACTACTTAAACTCTTAAACATGTCACTTCTCTCGTATTATGATGCCAAAACATTTAGAAAgcattagaaatattacaaaaaattataaatatagaaTCTCTTGACCACTCAGTGACATTGCATATATCTTTTTGCTTTCTTGAGTGTTGGTCAAATAATGATGGCATGTAATTAATTCCTGGCtggcattttgatgaatttattgcTGTCTTCAGTGCTGGAAAATTACTATGTACTGAGAAATGGAAAAGTCAGCCATTAAGCCTTTGAACAtgattatttatgtatttaaaaaataaataccagctATAATTTTCACAAATTCACTATCTTCTTcagattttataatttaactagaaactGGCAAAATTCTAACCTGGAGCTGTTGAccatacattataaaattttcaagattacaAATTTATAGATCTAACAAATTTATTGTCACCTTGTTTTAGACCCCTGTATTGTtaatgaagtgatttttttcttggtgATGCCGTATTAATAAACATCAATCAGAAAACTAAATATAGCCTGTCCTAGGCCAGGAAGTAAAGCAATCCAATATTAATTGATCATAACACGCATCGGGAATTAAATTGACATTAGAGGACTTTTGATGGATACTATAGATATTCCGAACTTCCTTTTTATTGGCTACCTATGCTTAAGAGAAAATTAAACTGTTCAACAATTAGCTATACCATATGTCTTTCTCACCACTTTTAAGTTATTGTAAACTTATTCCTTCCCCAGTTTTCAGCTATGAAGCCTCACCATGTACATAATCCCAAATAAATCTGGAGTTAATGAGGCTTAGTACTTGCCTGAGCCCTATCACCAAGTCCAAATTCCTCCTGCTGTAGGCCATAGCATGAATCAAGTCCTATTACTTCAAGGACTTCAATGTCTAAATCAGGGAGGTCTTGAAAAGCAGTGTGAACCCTTGTGGGCATTGGACCAATTTTTGCCTTGGCTGCTCTGCCACGAACATTGCATTTCAAGTCAGTCCAgcactgaaatgaaaataattgaattatttttcctgaAGGAGAAGGATTCACTCTTGGATAATTCAACccaggttggtttggttaggtgagggaaGTGCTCACCTCAGTCTAAGCCTCAGGTTTTCTAGAAGATTTGGAGGAGGATTTTATGCAGTAATTCACTTGCAGCTAGGTAGGTGCAAGTGAATCACCTAGTTTCTGAAGAAAGCAATATTCAATTGCGAATTAAAGGTTGTCAAATCTCCAATGCCAGTTTTTTTTGTGACATTGGGTCAGGCAGTAAGTGACTACCAAACAAtacttattcacattttaaatgagaaaaaaagttttttttagttttctttctcATATTCCGCATCTAATTACCAACATAGGTAGCCAAACAGGATTTTAAGTATCAACACCAATATTTTCTGTGAGACACCATAGCTACAAAATATGCTGGAGACAAGTTATAGATAATACTAGGTATTTACAgttttttgaaacctttaatgtaACCATAAAATTCAACATGCAAGCTAACCAGGtttagctaaaaaaataatgcaaaaaacaaTTTGAGACATGGAAATGTACTTCTTATAGAAATTATATACAGAGTTCTCCTTGAAGTGGTTACTGCTGGGAAAGCTTAATTTTTAGAGTCAATACAGCAGTGAAAATGGACAAGCAACAAATATACTATACATATATAGTGACATAGCAAAGTTTTGTAGTACATGCATAATAATGAATGGAATTGCACTAGAGCGACATAGAAAACtcttttaacactttgcgtgccatggacgtaatattacgtcctgctaatccttctgaggattgccatggacgtaatagtacatctttccatttaattggctttgtatgcgtgacgccgtaatatttcgcccgtgatacttttccagtttactgcttagtggttctgttatttcaaaaatcaactgctcaatGAAAAAgcgttcactttatgtcttgaggacgaaaagttcTCTGTAGCTACcagcatcctcatcttaggccacttagtgtgaaaattctttgggccaatggactgttcgttgagggtgcatcgaccctttttgtcatccaggatttataattcTTTGcctggaacaatgcttttttatgatttccatgctttaaatagttcaaattgagcgtattaaaaaattattatgcatgttatggtggtacatcatatgttgcaacttttttatttttcaaaaacagtaggttttcattgttaaataaatgttatttaacaATGAAACTATTTActattaaactatttaaaaattagcaataaatgttattccactcattcataaagaagagcaaagtccatttttattgaaatgcacgtcgatataaatatatttttgatgctaatgttttaaaaaaatttacgaatatagtaaaaatggctggatttttcagtagggctttaaatttagcagccggcactcaaagtgttaacagGGATGATTGACAATAAGAGTCATGAAGAAAATTTACCTTTTTCCACTCACTAATATCTTTCTGTGGTCCGGGTAGTTTGTTAAGAACCTTTGTCAATGCCCCCCAGTGCCTATCACATACAGCCTTTCCTTGAGCAGTGAGAAGCCGGCCTCCGGAGAAATCTTTGTGCTCAGCCATGTAATGGGCGAGATAAAATAACTGTTTTGTGGTGGCCCTTCTCTTGTTTAGATGTGTTTGGTCTCCATCTGTGTGTCCAACAAGGAATGCAATTCAAGGAATCATTGCAAGGACAGCTTTGGCCTGAACTACAAAATCCTTCAAAATACTTAAAATCATggaattttatcaaaatgatgaAGTGTTGTGCTTCTAACATTTATATCCAGATCAAAGAAAGGGTTACTGTGATAATGTTTTACAAATCATTTTCGAGACAATTTTTGTCATttcaattacttatttttacaatcacaaagaaaaatacaagtacacccttagcgaaaaaactgttgaaatttcaatagttaattgggacaactgttgaatccaacagtaactgttgaattcaacagtaaattgggaccactgttaaaactaacagtaactgttaaaactaaaagtaactttaaaaactaacagtaactgttaaaactaaccatAACTGTAAACTCTGACAGTAActaataaatccaaaaattattgatgaattcagaagttactgttggattcagcagttactgttggattcaacagttgtcccaattaactgttgaaatttcaacagttttttcgctacgGGCAAAAATGGAGTAATGAGCTCCCCGCATCCTAAAATTTATTGTGCTCTCAACTTAGTCAACTTTGAAACTCGTTTCTGCTCGGATTACCAAATCAAGAGCATtcatcccttagcgaaaaaactgtttaaaaaaactgctgaaaatttcaacagttataATTGGGACAACTGCTgagtccaacagtaactgttgaaaattcaacagtaactgtataAAATCCAAATGTAACTGATAAATCCCAACGGTAATTCTTAAAATCCAACGGTAGGTAcctaactgttaaaatccaacagttttttcgctaagggatcTTTTACCAAAagttaaataaacaaatgaatatgtTAGCATAACAAAATATATCCCAATACACAATGTGCTCAGCCATTAACTAGCAAAAGCTTTCAAGAGTTCTAG
This window contains:
- the LOC124168796 gene encoding YLP motif-containing protein 1-like: MAEHINKKKRKADGDQTHLNKRRATTKQLFYLAHYMAEHKDFSGGRLLTAQGKAVCDRHWGALTKVLNKLPGPQKDISEWKKCWTDLKCNVRGRAAKAKIGPMPTRVHTAFQDLPDLDIEVLEVIGLDSCYGLQQEEFGLGDRAQEASSSSQTLVTGGSESRTTSSPSIESRVPLLPSEIKTSDSPPASPYMSDTSFPHQITIPIPKLSPNSTPTSPQSPSDPFAISNPPTTETSADEAEEKPMLAPLSSIPPLTKIPMSSVIPPLPTLTPLTALPPLSALPPLTAITPKGVMPTRPGPSSDAPEKSSPIPANISTASSKSSLGIPQVINKRPNSLSTSLTEATEKLKKSQEKNTEALMAIHGAIDRLAAASEANNEIQLQFLAEHRKFTSILEIALTHWLKKDK